The genomic region AAAATAAAAGCACGAAAACTCGGTACACTGGAAGGAAAGGTAAAAGTCGAATTCAGCGAGAATTGGGCTATGTCCGATGAAGAGCTTATTAATATATGAAAATTCTATTGGATACGCATTATTTATTATGGGCTTTTATCGATACAAGTAAAATATCTCCTTCCGTTTATCCAAAACTATTGGCGGATGAAAATGAGGTTTTTTACAGTCAGGCCAGTTTATGGGAAATCGCAATAAAATATAATATGGGAAAATTATCCTTAAAAGGAATGAAACCGGAAGAATTCTATGAAGAAGTAAAAAACAGTTTTTTAAAATGCAGGCTACTAAAAAATGATGAGTTAATCAGTTTTTACAAATTACCGATAGAACACAAAGATCCGTTTAATCGCATTATGATTTGGCAATCGATAAAATCCGATTACTGTTTTTTATCCGTTGACACTCAGGTTGCAAATTATAAAAAATACGGCCTGAAAACTTTATCCTGACAACCGCTGCTACTTATGATATTATGGGGAGCCTTATACAAAGGAGACTGCAAACCATGCGTTTATTTTTATGTTCACATTTTTCAAGTGTCGGCTCCGCCGTTGAAGAGCAAATTGCGGGGAAAAAAGTTGTTTTTATTCCTACCGCATCGCTGCACGAAGGGTATACGGGATATGTCGGTTCGGCGCGTAAATTATTCAAAAAAGCGGGCGCCTTGCTGACGGAAACCGATATTTCGACCGAAGAATTTTCAAAAATAAAAACGCTGTTTGACGATGCCGATGTTATTTATTTTACCGGAGGTAATTCGTTTTTCCTCATCGACTGCTTAAGAAAAACCGGAACGGATAAACTTTTAAAACGGCAGCTGGAAAAAGGGAAATTATTTATCGGAGAGTCGGCAGGGGCTATCGTATGCGCACCGACAATTTCTTATATTGAGAAAATGGATCCGATTCCGGAAGATTATTCGCAAAGCGACTATGCGGGACTAAAGCTTATCGATTTTTATATCCTGCCGCATTATCTTACCGCGCCGTTCAAAAAAGCTACTGAGCAAATCATGCAAGCCTTTCCGACGCTCGAAATATGCGCAATCAACAACTCCCAAGCGGTCATTATTGAAGATGATAAAAGAAACATAATCAAGGTATAATTAAACTACCTCTCCTGATAATTTTTACGGTTCCTGCGGCGCTTACGTATATGCCGAACGCTTCTTATGAATTGCCGTACCCGGGCGCAAAAGAAATGCTTTTAGTAGACGGAGTTGAGGACAAAGTATTTATAACGGGCTTGCTTAACGCGATGTATGATGAACTGCCGGCGTCGAAAATGAAAAAAGAAATAATGAATTTTGCTTGATATTTCATGCAGATCGTCATATACTATACACAGGGGTATGGTATGGCAATATTACAGGTCCGTGATATGGATGACCGCTTATACGACAGATTAAAATTTGCTGCAAAACGCGATAACCGTTCAATCAGTCAGCAAGTCGTTAATATTTTACAAAATTATTTTACTTCCGTTCCTGTAAAAACAAAAAATGCCACGGAAGAATTTTTAAAACTTTCAGGCTCATGGGAAGATGCAAGAAGCGCAGAAGAAATTATTGACGACATAAGAACATCCCGTCGCAATTCACCAAGATTTGAGGCTTTAGATGGCATATTTGATTGATACCGACATCATAATATTTGCACTGCGAGGCGACAAGACCGTATTGTCTAAATTCGAGGAAAACAAAAATATTCCTATTTCCATTTCGATGATTTCTTATGCAGAGCTTGTATTCGGCGCAAAACATTCACAGAATGAACAAAAAAATATGATAAAAGTAAATCGCATTCGTGAAATCTATCCCATTGAAGAATTAAATGTCGGTGTTATGGAAATTTTTGCGGATATAAAAGCAAAAATGTATGCAAAAGCAATACGAATAGAAGATATGGATTTATGTATTGCAGCTACGGCAATTTACAATGACTTGATTTTAGTAACGAACAACACAAAGCATTTTAAGAATATTCCGCTATTGAAATTGGAAAACTGGAAAAGTTCGAAAAAAAATTAACATCTGCCGTTATATGATAAGGAAAATAAGGAATATCCGCGCTTCGGTAAGCCGCGCGCCATGTGTGTAACGTTGCTGAAATTTTTGTTCCTCGGCGCGGCCAATTGCCGCACCCGACCGGCGCGTGCAGGTTACTTACACCTTAAACTTTCCAACTTCTTCCGCCAATCTCTGAATGCTCTCCTTATTTTTTTGGGTGGCCGTGTTTACTTCCTGCACGGCACACACCTCGACAGCTCAACCGAACTGAAGCCGCTCAAACTTGAACAGGCGATGTATACAAAGCTCTCTAACGATGTGTCGTGCCTGATCGATAACAAAATCATCGTGCTTGCAGACCGTTGGAAGAATACAGTATGTTTGTAGGAGCCGTGCGCCGCCATACTGCGCTCGACAGAGAACGCGGCTTTGAAAACGCAATAAAAGAGTGCATACAAAATGACATTTTAAGAGAATACCTGCAACGAAAATCACGGGAGGTGATGAATATGTTATTGTCGGAATATGATTATGATACTGACATTGCAGTCCGATGCGAAGAAGCAGCCAACGTAATAATTGAAAAAAATTTGTATTTGGGCTATAATTTATCAGTATACCGATAGAAAGCCTTTGTCTGCGTCGTGGTTTGGCAACTAGCGCCGTTTTTGATGTGTTTTGCAGGCGTAAAGGCGTAAAATATTGTTTGGAGGTATTTTATGAAAAAGCCTGCTATTATTACGGTTTTTGCGTCGGCCGTTTTTTTGCTTTTTACATCGTGCAGCAATTTGTTTCAAGCTCTGGGAATTGAAAACAACTCGGGGAAAGGATCTCTGAGAGTTGTTTTGCCGGAAGCTTCGCCGCAGACGGGAAGGAGCGCCGCAGGAGCTTCAAGGCTTGCGGTAAACACGGATGATATTAAAACCTATACCGTAACTTTAATCAAAGACGGCGCCGTGGTAGCGGAGCAAACCGCAGCAGCCGGATCTTCGGTTACTTTTTCAGATATAGAAGAAGGAACCTATACAATAAGAGGATCCGCATACGACGGCAGAGCCCGCTTGGCGTACGGCAGCATTACAGCCCGAGTTTTGGCGGGAAAAACCACGAACGCGGCCTTTCCCATGTATACGACCCCGCCGATCGTTCTGTGGAATTCTAATAGCAATGATATGGATTTCTATATTGCAGATACGGCTGCAAGGACGCTGTACGGTCTGCCATCAGTCAAAATTCCCGGTATTTTTTATGTAATGGAATTTGATGCGGCAAGAAATTTATATACCTATAACAGCTTTTTATCCGCCGCGTCAGGGTACAATCCGGTTGAATTGGATGATGAAATAGAATTATTTGATCTAGCTCAACGACCTATAAAACGTATTTACTGCGCCGATGACAATGTTTTATTTATAGCTCGAAAAGCGACCAACACTGACACATTAAATACCGTATATTTTTGTGATCTTTCTTCTGCTAGGAATGGTGACGGACATCTGGTAGTGAAAACAATTTCGTCTGCGGAGATAAAGATTTCTGGCGACGAATTTATGGCGGTTTCAAGGGCCAAGTTTGACAACACACTCACGCCGCCTGGCGATTCAAGGCTTTTTTATACGGTAAAGTATGATGAAGGTAGTAACCAAATTGAGATCAAAAAATATAAGATCAGTCAAACCTATGACTCGGATGGCGAGATTATATCTATGGCAAATACTACGCAGCCTCCCATACCTACCGCTAACATCCCGCTCGGAACAGGCGGCTACGGGCTTAATGTTATTGACAAAAAACCCGGCGATCCTTCTACTACTATTAATCCCTCAGGTTATTTCTCAGGATCACGAAAGGTTACGGACGTGCGCATACACGAAGACGAAATGTACATTCTGTATTCTTATCCTAGTGGACCGATTTATTCACTCTCATCCCAAACGAATGACGTGTCCTCCGGGGCGCTGTTAAAAGTTAAATTGGACGCTAACGACGCTCCTTCGCGTGACGAAAGTTTTGGCAATAAAGGCGCCTTGGGTTGGACGTATGATATAACTAAGTCTTTTGCTGACTTTAAAATGGCTTATAATCTCAATACGTATGATCCTGATAATGACACTACATATTTCGTTATAAAAGACTTATACGGACAGTGGCCCAGCGATGAAAACAAGGGCTTTTTCGGGCCGCAGAAAATACTCGCTTTAAAATCAAAGAAGATTTGGATAGCGGACGACGGCGCCATTTACGATGAAAACAAAAATAATACAAGACCTGATGAAGTTGGAAGTATTGTGCAAAAAGACCGCGTAGTCGTAATAGACCTTGAAAGAGAAAGCTTTGAAAGCGTTTACTCGTTTGACGGGATAGGTTTTTCAACCACCGTCAAAGGAAGCGGTTTTTAATATCGGTTTTTTTCAAAAACTGTCGGCATTATTTGCAGGCCGCACGTCCCGTGCGGCTGCGCCATTATTATAGATCGAACGGTTTACAGTGATCTGAAAGTTATTTGTATAAGAGAAAAACTGCCGGCACTCTGTCTATTTCAGGAAGTTTTGTTTTTTTCCATTCGGCTGCGGTTTTTGTTTTTACATATTCTTCAGGGCAGGTAATTCCCGCTGCGACACAAACCTTTGTAGAAGGGGAGCACACGGCAAGAATGGACTGCATCATCTGTCTGTTGCGGTACGGGGTTTCAATAAATATCTGAGTTTGACCTTCTTTGCGCGCGCGGTTTTCAAGCTGCCTAAGCTTAGCTTCCCGCTCGGGCGTCTTAACGGGCAAATATCCGTTAAATGCAAAATTTTGCCCGCTAAAACCGCTGGCCATAAGCGCCATAAGAATTGACGACGGCCCTACAAGCGGAACGACTTTTAAGCCTTTTTTATGAGCGATTTCTATAATATCCGCACCGGGATCCGCAACGCCGGGACAGCCTGCTTCGCTTATGAGCCCCATAGGCTGCCCGTTTACAAGAGGATCAAGATAGTCTTGAATCGAATTTTTACGGGTGTGTTCGCTGAGCTCATAAAAGACAAGGTTTTCTGTGCGGACGCACTTGTCCACCCTTGAAAGAAATTTGCAGGCGGAGCGTACGTTTTCGACTATAAAATGCTTTATGCCTGTTATTATGTCGTGATTATAAGGCGGTAAAACTTTTTCGTAAGGCGTTTGCCCCAATGTTACGGGAATAAGATAAAGTGCGCTTTCCATTTTGCTTTGATTTTTTGATTTCTCCCGGCGCATTGCCGCAGCACCGCCCGGTACTGCGGGGCAAACCCGCTGCATCAGACGGCACATGTGCAGTTTTTGCGATCCGGCCTAAATTCAGCCTTAAATTCAACAAGGCTAAATTCAGGCGGGAAACTTATTTTACATATTTTTCAAGGGTTTTTCTGACAGCTCCCGGACCTGCCACAAGTTCCGCAAAATATCCGGTTACGGTGTCAGCCAAACCGGCCTTGTAAAGGTCTACGCCGAATAAGGTTTCGTCGCTCAGCAAGGGCTTGAGAGCTTTGTCAAACGGGCCTTTGCTTGAAAGCTTTATGCCTTCCAGATATTTTTGCGAGGATTCAAGGCGCGGGTCGCTGGAAGGGGTAAAAGGCTTTCCTTCGTCGTCCACTGCAAGAAGGTAGCGCAGCCAGCCTGCAAAAACAAGCGGAATAAGTTTTAAGTCTTTTACGTTAAGTTTTTTATCCGCAAGATACGCCTTTATGGTTTCTCCGAAACGTATGGACAGTTTTTGGCTCGTATCCGTCGCGATGCGCTGGGGCGTGTCGGGCATAAACGGATTTGGAATGCGCTCTTCGAGAACTTCTTTTATAAACTTCTTAGGATCGAGAATTTTGGGATTCACGACTACGGGCATTCCTTCTTTATAGCCTATGATGTTGACCATCTTGTTGAGCACGGGATCTTTCATTTCGTCGGCGATGAGGGTATAGCCTAAAAGGCATCCGTAAACTGCAAGGCAGGTGTGCAGAGGATTTAAACAGGTGCAGACCTTCATTTTTTCAACTTTGTTTACGGTGTCTCTATCCGTAAAATATACGCCGGCTTTTTCAAGCGGCGGCCGTCCGTTCGGAAAATTGTCTTCGATGACAAGATATTCGGGTTTTTCGGCATTTACGAAGGGCGCGATATAAGTATTTTTGCCCGTAACTACGACTTCCGTATCGTCAAACCCGTCTTTTTCAAGCATAGCTTTTACGGAAGCGTCCGGACGCGGAGTTATCTTATCGATCATCGACCAGGGAAAAGAAACGTTTTTTTCAAGGTAAGTGATAAATTCTTTTTCGCAAAATTTCTTTTCAATCCATTTTTTTGCGACGGCTAAAACTGCGTTTTGCAGTTTTTCGCCGTTGTGCGAACAGTTGTCCGTGCTGACTAAGGCGACGGGCGCTTTGCATGTTTTAAAGCGATGATAGACAAGTGCGGTTATCTTGCTCATCATGCTGTTGAGCTTACCTTCAGGCCCCGCTTCAAAATCTGCGGCAACAAACGGAAAAAAATTATTTCCTTGACCCAGCGCATAGCCTTTTTCAGTAATTGTAAATGTTACCATTTGCAAAGACGGATTGGCAAAAACTTCTTTGAAAGAATCCCATTCTTTTTTAAATGAAGAATCGCATTTCCACGCTTCGGCTATCGACGCTACGATCTTTTTGCTTATGCTGCCGTCGGCGTTGAGCGTTACCAACAGCGAAATATTGTCGTAGGGCGTGTAGATTTTGTCTATGATGTCGTAGTCGAAGCCTTCGCCTACGATAATTCCTTTTTCCGTTTCGCCCTTGTCAAGCAAGGTTTGCATTAAAACGGCGGAAAATCCGCGGAAAATATTTCCCGCTCCGAAATGCACCCATACGGGCGCTTTTTTCGTTGCAGAAATCATTTTTTCGTGATCAAAGGCGGGCACAAAATATTTTTTTGCTTCCCATAAGCTTCGGTCTTTGATGCTTTCTTTAGATAAAGTCATTAAATTCTCCTCCTTAAAGTATTGATTAAAATCAGAACAATTAGGCTTCAAAATAGTCGGGATATTTTTTTGTCATAATATCCAATTCCGTGAGCAGTTTGGTAAGATGCGCTTTTTCAAGCTCCAGAGCTTTTTCGCCGTCTTTTTTTGAAAAAGCTTCCATTATCATTTCGTGTTCGTCTAAAATTTTATTTAAAACTCCGGGAATATTGCCCGACAAAAAGCGTATGCGTCTGTAATTGCCCGACTGATTCTGTGAAATATTCCACAGTCGCTCCATTCCTGTTTCGGTAAATATTATTTTGTGAAACGAATCGTCGTTATTTAAAAATCCTGCGTAATCTTTGTTTTCCAGCGCGATTTTTTGGGATTCGATCGCCGTGCGCATTTTAAACAGATGTTCCTTCGCGCAAATTTCCGCAAACGACGGGACTACGGCAAGTTCCATCGTTAAGCGCATAAAACGTTCGACTTCCACCTGCTTAAGGTTAATTTTTGATATGCGGGATCCCCTTTGCGGGAAAATTTCGACAAGATTATCTTTTTGCAGTCTTAAAAGCGCATCTCGTAGAGGAGAACGGCTCATGCCCGTCTGTGTAAGGAGTTTTTGCATATTCAGATCTCCGCCGGGTTTCAATTCCAAAAAAAGGATCTGCGAGCGCAATATCTCATATATCTGATCCGAGGCGGTAAGTCGTTTCATTTGCATAAGCGTTTCTCTTACAGACTATAATAACATACTAATATATCAGAATGCAAGTTTTTTATTTTTTTATGCGCGTACATTTTTGCAGCGCGCGTGCGGCGTTCTGCCGTTTGTACGTGAACTTTGCACCCGCATGCTTTGTGCTTGTTGCAAGGCGCTGCGGTCGCCTGACGAATGGTGGTGGGCAGCATTTGCCGCGGGCTTACAGGTGTAAAATTGCCGCGGGATTTCCGCGACAACTGTTCCGTCGGGTACGCCGGAACGAACCGGCTGCCCTGCAGGCGGCGGTTAAGGCCGTGCCGGCATAGCTTTCTTATCCGGCCTCGAACGCAATAGGAATTTGCAGGCGTAAAAACAAGTCCCGCTCGCTTTTCCATGCCATAGCGATGTCGGAAATCTCTTCACAAAGATAGTCCCCTGAAATGACGTAACGCCGTTTGCGTATTTCTTCAAGAAGGCGGTTTATATAGTCCTTTTCTTTATAAAAATTGTCGCAATAGATGCACAGATACATGCCGGGATTTAACACAGTGATAAATTCTTCGGGAACGAATTGCCGGTCGACAAAGACAAACACTTCCGACGAATAAAAATTTTTTTTCAATAAATTTTCTTTTCGTAAAACAGTTCCGGCATTGTAAAAATATGTCTGCGGAAGACAGTGCGTTTCCAATTCGTTTTTCAAATCCCGCAGCATCTTTTCGTAAGTGCCCAAATCGTGGTCGTATACGTTTATTCCCGAGTCGACGATGTACAGAAAACGCTTTCCGATATACTCAAGAATGATCGTTCCGTCGGGCGGCGCATAACTGTAACGCTCAAAACTTTCAAGCGTGCGCTGCACCGCGCGCCGCTGGCATTTCAAATCCGCTATAGCTCTGTCTATCTGATTTTGCCGCTGCAACAGGATCTCATGCATACAGTACATATCTTTTTCGTTGAGCTGCATCTTGATCTCTTTAAGATTCATTCCGAGCGCCTTCATATAGCGGATCATGTCCAAAACGGCGCTTTGGCGTATATCGTAAAAGCGGTAGCCGGTCAATTCGTCCCTTGCCGCAGGAACTAAAAGTCCTTTTTTTTCATAAAGGCGCAGCGTCTGTTCGGAAATGCGATTAAGCCTTGCCATTTGCCCGATCGTCAAATAATTTTCCATAATCGCCTCCTTAAAATTCAGCGGCCGAAATTATGCGCATGCGCGCACGCTATATGCGAGTTTTTTTGAAAACTCGCGGTTAAACATATTTGACGCACCCGTATTTTGTGTCGCGCCATAAAAGAAAGTTTTCTATGAGCTTTGCCGCTTTTTTTGAAATGCAGCTAAGGCGTTTTGCATTGCACGTGCCGCCGGTTCCCGATCCGCCGCATAAAACAAGCGGGTCTATATATCGTTTTTTTACGTCAAGGGACACGCAAAAATGATTTGGGAGCTCTTTTTCAGTATGTTTGATGCGCGTCATCGTCCGGAACGTGCGGTAGAGTTTCATAAATTCTTCCATACGGGAAAACCTGTGCGAAAAATCTCCGGCTTCACGGATGAAGGCAGCGTGCAAGGTTTTGTCGGCAGCGAATTGCGGCGGCTGTCCGGCGTTTTTTTTCGCATAGGAATCGAGGCCGGGATCAAGGCACGAATCAAGACGCAAAATAATCTCGCGTTCCGTTTTTTCGTAGCAATCGCTTTCCTTAAGCAAGCCTATCTCTATCGCCTCATCGACAATTTTTGCAAGAAGTTGCAGAGCGAGTTTGTTTTCGTTCAGCTGCAAAAGATGCCCCGTGCGGCAGAATTTTTTGCAATATGTTTCCGCAATTTCTTTTGTCTTAAATCCAAGCTCGGCTTCTCCGTCTTCATTTACGCAGGGAACGATATCGTTGTACGTTTTTGCAATTTCAAAAAGATTCCAGCTTCCTTCAAGAGCGGCGCCTGAAGGAAACATGTATTCGAGTCTGTCCGCAGAAAGGCGCGGCAGTTTATTGTCCGCCAAAGGATAAATGTGATAGTCGGCTACGCTGTCGGGCGGAATGCCGTCGGCATGAAGGCGGCCGCATAGTTCTTTATCGCTTTTTATCATTTCGGCATTTATGCTTTCAGTCGATTCCTGTGTGAGCGCGTCGCCGTTTCTGAAATCCGCAACATGGCTGAAAGCCGGCGTTGAAACGTCATGTAAAAGGCCGGCCAGCGTCTGTATTTTGTCGTGTGTAAAATGCCAAAGTATAAGAGCCACGCCGACACTGTGATCAAGCCGGGAATAATAAAATCTGTTTCGGTAAAGAGGCGTCCAATCGGTGCCGCATAAAAGTCCTACACCTGAAAGCCGCTGTAAGATCGGAAGCCGTATGTAATCGTCAATAAAATCAGGCGATTCGGGCGATAATATACGGTGATAAGCTCTGATCGACAGCGGCTCCGTCTTAGGCGCGTACATATTGCATTTTTACTTTTTGCCTATTTCGCTCACGGCCGACACAACGCCCGCAAGATTTTGAAAATCCGCAGGAACTATGATCTTTGTAGCCTGTCCATTCGCCGCTTTTTCAAGCGCTTCAAGGCTGCGCAGTTTGACGACGGCTTCGTCTATGTGAACGTCTTTTATCATCTGCAAACCGGCGGCAGTAGCCTGCTGCACTTCGCGGATAGCCTGAGCTTCGCCTTCGGCTTTGCGTATCTGCGCTTCTTTTTCAGCTTCCGCGTGAAGAATCGTAGCCTGCTTTTGCGCCTCGGCTTCAAGGATGCGCGCCTGTTTTTGGCCTTCGGCAACAAGAATTTCGGATTGTTTTTGCCCTTCTGCGATCAAGATCTTTTCCCGGCGTTCGCGTTCCGCCCTCATCTGCTTTTCCATCGCTTCGCGGATCGCTTCAGGCGGCATGATGTTCTTTACCTCAACGCGGTTTACTTTTATACCCCACGGATCGGTCGCTTCATCGAGTATAGAACGCATCTTCGTGTTGATGACGTCGCGGCTCGTAAGCGTCGCATCCAAGTCCAATTCTCCGATGATATTGCGCAGCGTAGTCGCGCTTAAGTTTTCGATCGCAAGCATGGGGTTTTCAACGCCGTAGGTGTAGAGCTTCGCATCTGTAATCTGCATGTAAACGACGGTGTCTATTTTCATCGTAACGTTGTCTTTTGTAATGACAGGCTGCGGCGGAAAATCGAGCACACGCTCTTTAAGAGACACCCTGTTTGCGACGCGGTCTATAAACGGCGTCTTTACATGGAGCCCGGTCTGCCAAGTCGTAATATAAGTGCCGAGCCGCTCAAGCACAAAGGCTCTCGCCTGCGGAACGATTTGAATATTCGTGATGATAAGAATCATCACCACAATAACCAACGCTATGACAACATAAAAATTCATGTTTCTCCTCCAATTTTTTTCACAACTGCGGTATTGCCTTCAAACCGCACGATTTTACATTCGGCGCCTTCTTCAATAATATCTCCGTTTTCCGACCTCGCAGTCCACACTACGTCTCCTGCTTTTATTGCGCCCTTTTCAAATTCCGTTATGCGCTGCACGACAAGGATTTTTTTACCGATAAGCCTGTCCGCATTAGTCGGTGTTTTTTTAGCAAATTTCTTTGCCGCAAGAGGCCGCGTAAAAACGAGCAGCAAAAGCGAAACCGCAACGAAAATAAAAAGCTGCCACTTAAACGGAAGCGGCGCGAGCGACAAAAAAATCATCGCAAAAGCTCCGCAGGCAAACCAAATCGTCGTGAGCGCCATAGTAAGCGATTCTATCACAATGCAGAGAACAACTACGATGAGCCAAAACCACGGTAAATTATTTAAAACGAGCAACGGCATGTTTTAAGTGTAGCATAAAAAATGTTGTTTGTGTATGCGTCGCGCCGCATGCTCCCCACGCATTACAAGCCTTTTATATTATACGCCCGGCTATTTTCCTCGCTGTTAATTACAATAAAAGCGATCACACAGACGATCACCGATACAAGAGATCCTGTTGCGGTGGCAAGTCCCATCGGCAATAGTGTAGTCGGGAAGAGTTTTGAAGTTAGATATACGCCGGGAACCCGCACCAACAAAATTGCGATGATGTTATGCAGGAATGACAATCCCGATTTTCCGCAGGCGCAAAAATAACCGCTGAAGCTGAAATGGATTCCCGCAAAAATGCAGTCCCATATATATCCTCGCAGATATTGTCCTCCCGCCGGTCCCAATTGAAAAACGCCCATAAAAAGATAATCAAGCGCAATATTGACAACACAGGCAACGGCAATAAAGCACATGGGGCTTTTAGAATCGTCCATTACACGGAATATGGAGTTGATAATATTATACGCCGTAATAAAGGGAATACCGATAAAGCAGATTGTAAGATATGCCGTCGTACCTGAAGCAGCTTCTTCCGGCGTCGACATAGCCGAAACAATCGGTTTTACAAGCAAAAGCAGTACGGCCGTCAGCAGAACCGACAGCGCCATGAAAAGCGACACGGAATTGCTGATGTTCAATGCCGCCTGCTTTTTATTTTTGGCTCCGACGGATTGTCCGATACTGACCGTTGTTCCCATCGCAAGCCCCACGATTATAACCGTCAGCATATGCATTACCTGGCTTCCGATCGACACCGCCGTTGTGCTTGCCACGCCTTCAAACTGCCCTATAATGAACAAATCCGCCATGCCGTACAGCGTTCCGCTTTTGCACTGCTTTTACGGCGCGTTTTGCCGGCCGCAACGCTGTTTATTTTTCATTAAAACACATATAATGTTTCCATTATGAAAATATACGATACACTTATCATCGGCTTCGGTAAAGCCGGAAAGACGCTTGCCGCAGCATTATCGAAAAAAGGAGAGAGCGTCGCCCTCGTTGAAAAAGATTCGGCTATGTACGGCGGCACG from Treponema parvum harbors:
- a CDS encoding type II toxin-antitoxin system VapC family toxin produces the protein MKILLDTHYLLWAFIDTSKISPSVYPKLLADENEVFYSQASLWEIAIKYNMGKLSLKGMKPEEFYEEVKNSFLKCRLLKNDELISFYKLPIEHKDPFNRIMIWQSIKSDYCFLSVDTQVANYKKYGLKTLS
- a CDS encoding Type 1 glutamine amidotransferase-like domain-containing protein; translated protein: MRLFLCSHFSSVGSAVEEQIAGKKVVFIPTASLHEGYTGYVGSARKLFKKAGALLTETDISTEEFSKIKTLFDDADVIYFTGGNSFFLIDCLRKTGTDKLLKRQLEKGKLFIGESAGAIVCAPTISYIEKMDPIPEDYSQSDYAGLKLIDFYILPHYLTAPFKKATEQIMQAFPTLEICAINNSQAVIIEDDKRNIIKV
- a CDS encoding antitoxin; translated protein: MAILQVRDMDDRLYDRLKFAAKRDNRSISQQVVNILQNYFTSVPVKTKNATEEFLKLSGSWEDARSAEEIIDDIRTSRRNSPRFEALDGIFD
- a CDS encoding type II toxin-antitoxin system VapC family toxin, whose amino-acid sequence is MAYLIDTDIIIFALRGDKTVLSKFEENKNIPISISMISYAELVFGAKHSQNEQKNMIKVNRIREIYPIEELNVGVMEIFADIKAKMYAKAIRIEDMDLCIAATAIYNDLILVTNNTKHFKNIPLLKLENWKSSKKN
- a CDS encoding SAM-dependent methyltransferase, which encodes MESALYLIPVTLGQTPYEKVLPPYNHDIITGIKHFIVENVRSACKFLSRVDKCVRTENLVFYELSEHTRKNSIQDYLDPLVNGQPMGLISEAGCPGVADPGADIIEIAHKKGLKVVPLVGPSSILMALMASGFSGQNFAFNGYLPVKTPEREAKLRQLENRARKEGQTQIFIETPYRNRQMMQSILAVCSPSTKVCVAAGITCPEEYVKTKTAAEWKKTKLPEIDRVPAVFLLYK
- a CDS encoding mannitol dehydrogenase family protein; the encoded protein is MTLSKESIKDRSLWEAKKYFVPAFDHEKMISATKKAPVWVHFGAGNIFRGFSAVLMQTLLDKGETEKGIIVGEGFDYDIIDKIYTPYDNISLLVTLNADGSISKKIVASIAEAWKCDSSFKKEWDSFKEVFANPSLQMVTFTITEKGYALGQGNNFFPFVAADFEAGPEGKLNSMMSKITALVYHRFKTCKAPVALVSTDNCSHNGEKLQNAVLAVAKKWIEKKFCEKEFITYLEKNVSFPWSMIDKITPRPDASVKAMLEKDGFDDTEVVVTGKNTYIAPFVNAEKPEYLVIEDNFPNGRPPLEKAGVYFTDRDTVNKVEKMKVCTCLNPLHTCLAVYGCLLGYTLIADEMKDPVLNKMVNIIGYKEGMPVVVNPKILDPKKFIKEVLEERIPNPFMPDTPQRIATDTSQKLSIRFGETIKAYLADKKLNVKDLKLIPLVFAGWLRYLLAVDDEGKPFTPSSDPRLESSQKYLEGIKLSSKGPFDKALKPLLSDETLFGVDLYKAGLADTVTGYFAELVAGPGAVRKTLEKYVK
- a CDS encoding GntR family transcriptional regulator, with product MQMKRLTASDQIYEILRSQILFLELKPGGDLNMQKLLTQTGMSRSPLRDALLRLQKDNLVEIFPQRGSRISKINLKQVEVERFMRLTMELAVVPSFAEICAKEHLFKMRTAIESQKIALENKDYAGFLNNDDSFHKIIFTETGMERLWNISQNQSGNYRRIRFLSGNIPGVLNKILDEHEMIMEAFSKKDGEKALELEKAHLTKLLTELDIMTKKYPDYFEA
- a CDS encoding MerR family transcriptional regulator; translated protein: MENYLTIGQMARLNRISEQTLRLYEKKGLLVPAARDELTGYRFYDIRQSAVLDMIRYMKALGMNLKEIKMQLNEKDMYCMHEILLQRQNQIDRAIADLKCQRRAVQRTLESFERYSYAPPDGTIILEYIGKRFLYIVDSGINVYDHDLGTYEKMLRDLKNELETHCLPQTYFYNAGTVLRKENLLKKNFYSSEVFVFVDRQFVPEEFITVLNPGMYLCIYCDNFYKEKDYINRLLEEIRKRRYVISGDYLCEEISDIAMAWKSERDLFLRLQIPIAFEAG
- a CDS encoding SPFH domain-containing protein; this translates as MNFYVVIALVIVVMILIITNIQIVPQARAFVLERLGTYITTWQTGLHVKTPFIDRVANRVSLKERVLDFPPQPVITKDNVTMKIDTVVYMQITDAKLYTYGVENPMLAIENLSATTLRNIIGELDLDATLTSRDVINTKMRSILDEATDPWGIKVNRVEVKNIMPPEAIREAMEKQMRAERERREKILIAEGQKQSEILVAEGQKQARILEAEAQKQATILHAEAEKEAQIRKAEGEAQAIREVQQATAAGLQMIKDVHIDEAVVKLRSLEALEKAANGQATKIIVPADFQNLAGVVSAVSEIGKK
- a CDS encoding NfeD family protein, which produces MPLLVLNNLPWFWLIVVVLCIVIESLTMALTTIWFACGAFAMIFLSLAPLPFKWQLFIFVAVSLLLLVFTRPLAAKKFAKKTPTNADRLIGKKILVVQRITEFEKGAIKAGDVVWTARSENGDIIEEGAECKIVRFEGNTAVVKKIGGET
- a CDS encoding MATE family efflux transporter; the protein is MADLFIIGQFEGVASTTAVSIGSQVMHMLTVIIVGLAMGTTVSIGQSVGAKNKKQAALNISNSVSLFMALSVLLTAVLLLLVKPIVSAMSTPEEAASGTTAYLTICFIGIPFITAYNIINSIFRVMDDSKSPMCFIAVACVVNIALDYLFMGVFQLGPAGGQYLRGYIWDCIFAGIHFSFSGYFCACGKSGLSFLHNIIAILLVRVPGVYLTSKLFPTTLLPMGLATATGSLVSVIVCVIAFIVINSEENSRAYNIKGL